A DNA window from Castanea sativa cultivar Marrone di Chiusa Pesio chromosome 7, ASM4071231v1 contains the following coding sequences:
- the LOC142643150 gene encoding protein LAZ1 homolog 2-like: MASNSSSAHADTYQRLHQPALITAGCFVVVTLILSIFLILQHLRCYTNPAEQKWIVAVLFMVPVYATESIISLWFPKASLACDILRNCYEAFALYSFGSYLIACLGGESRVTELLENKSRKQLGTPLLEEEDENRTVQDRSFSNFFFQPCTLGKDLLAIEKFGLVQYMILKTVCAFLALLLELFGVYGDGEFKWNYGYPYMAAVLNFSQMWALYCLVKFYNVTHERLQSIKPLAKFISFKAIVFATWWQGVGIALLRTIGVLPKEGKLQTGLQDFLICIEMAIAAVAHVYVFPVEPYRFLPVSEYGKVITETTKEALKLEEGDKEKSAVLEKKETKVEATGTSVTESVQDIVVEGGQHVVQDVVLTINQAIGPVEKGVTKIQETFYHKSEAENSDDQEERVELKLEQHVEEDHSESETHVNSGRDLDTK, encoded by the exons ATGGCATCAAATTCTAGCTCAGCCCATGCAGACACATACCAAAGGCTTCATCAACCGGCCCTTATCACTGCAGGATGCTTTGTAGTTGTAACATTGATCCTCTCCATCTTTCTCATTCTCCAACATCTCAGATGTTACACCAATCCTGCA GAACAAAAATGGATTGTTGCTGTTCTTTTCATGGTTCCTGTCTATGCCACTGAGTCA ATCATATCGTTGTGGTTTCCAAAAGCATCCCTTGCATGCGACATTTTAAGAAACTGCTATGAAGCATTTGCCTTGTATTCTTTTGGGAGCTATTTGATTGCTTGCCTGG GTGGTGAAAGCAGAGTCACTGAACTGCTAGAAAATAAATCACGGAAACAGCTTGGCACACCATTGTTAGAAGAGGAAGATGAGAATCGTACAGTGCAGGATAGGTCGTTCAGCAACTTCTTCTTTCAACCTTGTACTCTTGGGAAAGATTTGCTTGCAATAGAAAAATTTGGTCTTGTACAATAT ATGATTTTGAAGACAGTTTGTGCTTTCTTAGCATTATTGTTAGAACTCTTTGGTGTTTATGGTGATGGGGAATTCAAGTGGAACTATGG TTATCCATATATGGCGGCTGTATTGAACTTCAGCCAGATGTGGGCTTTGTATTGCCTCGTGAAGTTCTACAATGTAACCCATGAAAGACTTCAATCAATAAAGCCACTTGCGAAGTTCATCAGCTTCAAGGCTATTGTGTTTGCTACTTGGTGGCAAGGTGTGGGCATTGCACTATTGCGTACAATTGGAGTTCTGCCAAAGGAGGGAAAGCTACAAACTGGACTGCAGGATTTCTTGATTTGTATAGAA ATGGCCATTGCAGCTGTTGCTCATGTGTATGTTTTTCCGGTGGAACCATATCGTTTCCTCCCAGTCTCCGAGTATGGGAAGGTCATTACTGAAACAACCAAAGAAGCACTGAAATTGGAGGAAGGTGACAAGGAGAAATCAGCCGTGCTTGAAAAGAAGGAAACTAAAGTAGAGGCTACTGGAACAAGTGTCACTGAGAGTGTTCAAGATATTGTTGTTGAAGGTGGTCAACAT GTTGTCCAGGACGTTGTGTTGACCATTAATCAAGCTATAGGGCCTGTGGAAAAGGGTGTGACAAAAATCCAGGAGACCTTCTACCACAAATCAGAGGCAGAGAATTCAGATGACCAAGAAGAAAGAGTAGAGCTAAAGTTAGAGCAACATGTAGAAGAAGATCATAGTGAAAGTGAAACTCATGTAAACTCTGGAAGAGACTTGGACACAAAATAA
- the LOC142643151 gene encoding protein DEEPER ROOTING 1-like: MKIFTWMQNKFSGRHGNQKPSFTTDQMLQEPQKEELSDYHHGLLAIGTFGEPNLKDDQVRRNLEGNLSSSEDHLQDLTLEELGKLQKALNLLLHEQVESTCSKESETTNLQLLDRESSLEAGLKVDINSYFDESKNKDSSLQRSTSIVLNRGKDIGSDNIKGAICKKSLSFLLKKIFVCRSGFSPAPSLRDQLPELRMEKILRAMLHKKIYPQSSRNALPMKKYLENRHMPKSAAEDELNDKFNNGSKWLNTDSEYIVLEI; encoded by the exons ATGAag ATTTTCACTTGGATGCAAAATAAGTTCAGTGGGAGACATGGGAACCAAAAACCAAGCTTCACAACTG ATCAAATGCTACAAGAGCCTCAAAAAGAAGAACTCAGCGACTATCATCATGGATTGCTAGCAATTGGGACATTTGGGGAACCCAATTTGAAAGATGATCAAGTGAGGAGAAATCTTGAAGGGAATTTGTCTTCCTCCGAAGATCATCTACAAGATCTTACACTCGAAGAATTGGGAAAGCTTCAGAAGGCTTTGAACTTATTATTGCATGAACAGGTTGAGTCAACTTGCTCGAAAGAATCGGAAACAACTAATCTTCAATTGCTGGATAGAGAGTCAAGCTTGGAAGCTGGTCTAAAAGTagatataaactcatattttgaTGAGTCAAAGAACAAAGATAGTAGTCTCCAGCGTAGCACCAGCATAGTTCTGAATAGAGGAAAAGATATTGGTTCGGATAATATTAAGGGTGCCATTTGCAAAAAATCATTGTCTTTTCTTcttaagaaaatatttgtttgcAGAAGTGGATTCTCACCTGCTCCAAGTTTAAGAGATCAACTCCCAGAATTAAGAATGGAGAAG ATTTTGAGGGCAATGCTTCACAAGAAGATATATCCCCAAAGTTCTCGCAACGCACTGCCTATGAAGAAATACTTGGAGAATAGACATATGCCAAAGTCAGCCGCCGAGGATGAATTGAATGATAAGTTCAACAATGGAAGTAAATGGCTCAACACAGATTCTGAAT ATATTGTTCTAGAGATATAG